From Actinopolymorpha cephalotaxi, one genomic window encodes:
- a CDS encoding aminoglycoside phosphotransferase/kinase family protein: MADTSSTPSSADFDASDRTTDTERAVHGTESVAELRAFLSAYAGEHLGSPIRTVRFRAGRIDAVWGVELDDGRAVVIKGHRTPAGPDTVGALDTIVAARDAQRYLAAAGFPCPEPLSGPDEIDGRVLTAETLLAGEVPAGRASATRRLLAEGLARHIDLLRARPGLREKAGPGPSWCRYQAGPWPVPHDPIVNFDVTPAGYDWLDEYARRASDQILTCREGAELVVGHADWYAGNTAVLDGVLVGTFDWELVADTEAVIAGFAAACYAASSTSGAGLSTPDEVAVFLQDYQAARGAGLYGRERRSACAAAAWIIAFNARWEVGMSGGKGEEGPNLTLAREHGQDYLDLIW; the protein is encoded by the coding sequence GTGGCCGATACCAGTAGCACGCCGTCCTCCGCCGACTTCGACGCGTCGGACCGGACCACCGACACCGAACGCGCCGTGCACGGGACGGAGTCGGTGGCCGAGTTGCGGGCCTTCCTCAGCGCGTACGCCGGCGAACACCTCGGTAGCCCCATCCGTACGGTCAGGTTCCGCGCCGGGCGCATCGACGCCGTGTGGGGCGTCGAACTCGACGACGGGCGGGCGGTGGTGATCAAGGGGCACCGCACCCCGGCCGGCCCGGACACCGTCGGCGCCCTCGACACGATCGTCGCCGCGCGGGATGCGCAGCGGTACCTCGCCGCGGCCGGCTTCCCGTGCCCGGAGCCGCTGTCGGGTCCGGACGAGATCGACGGGCGGGTCCTCACCGCGGAGACGCTCCTCGCGGGCGAGGTGCCGGCCGGACGCGCCTCCGCCACCCGCCGGCTGCTGGCGGAAGGTCTCGCCCGGCACATCGACCTGCTGCGTGCCCGGCCCGGCCTCCGGGAGAAAGCGGGACCGGGCCCGTCATGGTGCCGATACCAGGCCGGCCCCTGGCCCGTACCCCACGACCCGATCGTGAACTTCGACGTCACTCCTGCCGGCTACGACTGGCTCGACGAGTACGCGCGACGTGCGTCCGACCAGATCCTCACCTGCCGCGAGGGCGCGGAGCTGGTCGTGGGTCACGCCGACTGGTACGCCGGCAACACCGCCGTCCTCGACGGTGTGCTCGTCGGCACCTTCGACTGGGAACTCGTCGCCGACACCGAGGCCGTCATCGCCGGCTTCGCCGCGGCGTGTTACGCGGCCAGTTCCACCAGCGGGGCCGGCCTTTCCACCCCCGACGAGGTGGCGGTCTTCCTGCAGGACTACCAGGCCGCCCGAGGTGCCGGCCTCTACGGCCGCGAACGGCGCTCCGCGTGCGCGGCAGCCGCGTGGATCATCGCCTTCAACGCCCGCTGGGAAGTCGGCATGTCCGGCGGTAAGGGCGAGGAAGGCCCCAACCTGACGCTGGCGCGCGAGCACGGACAGGACTACCTCGACCTGATCTGGTAG
- a CDS encoding polysaccharide deacetylase family protein: MTIPRRRLLWRAVSCTAAGVLLGACAAARPRDRSAPATSQPGQPRRTDDHGASVRQSPTTATRAGKPARVVEIGHAPRSAPRVALTFHGAGDPSTAEALLRVAEHVKAPLTVLAVGTWLSQNPTMADRIRRGGHELGNHTLHHLPMRTLDQSQAYDEISGCAAVLRRLTGSAGTWFRASGTQHTTPLIRTAAARAGYRVCLSYDVDTLDYLDPGPAAVVRNGVDSAKPGSILSLHMGHPGTVQALPALVAGLRAQGLQPVTVTELLR; the protein is encoded by the coding sequence GTGACGATCCCGCGGCGCCGCCTGTTGTGGCGTGCGGTGTCGTGCACCGCCGCCGGTGTTCTGCTCGGTGCCTGTGCGGCCGCGAGGCCCAGGGATCGCTCGGCACCGGCGACGTCCCAGCCCGGACAGCCCCGCCGCACAGACGACCACGGCGCCTCGGTCCGGCAGTCGCCGACGACGGCTACCCGGGCAGGCAAGCCGGCCCGCGTCGTCGAGATCGGGCACGCTCCACGATCGGCACCTCGGGTGGCGCTCACCTTCCACGGCGCAGGTGATCCCTCCACCGCGGAAGCACTGCTACGCGTGGCCGAGCACGTCAAGGCACCATTGACAGTGCTGGCTGTCGGCACCTGGCTGTCCCAGAACCCCACCATGGCGGACAGAATCCGGCGCGGCGGCCACGAGCTCGGCAACCACACCCTGCACCACCTGCCGATGCGCACGCTGGACCAGTCGCAGGCGTACGACGAGATCTCCGGCTGCGCCGCAGTCCTACGTCGGCTCACCGGCAGCGCCGGCACGTGGTTTCGCGCATCGGGGACGCAGCACACCACCCCGCTGATCCGGACGGCGGCGGCCCGGGCCGGCTACCGCGTCTGCCTGTCGTACGACGTCGACACCCTCGACTACCTCGACCCGGGGCCGGCCGCGGTCGTGCGCAACGGAGTGGACTCCGCGAAGCCCGGTTCGATTCTGAGCCTGCACATGGGGCATCCCGGCACGGTCCAAGCCTTGCCGGCGCTCGTCGCCGGACTCCGCGCCCAGGGCCTGCAACCGGTGACGGTGACGGAGTTGCTCCGATGA
- a CDS encoding YVTN family beta-propeller repeat protein, with the protein MSRPPVAHLLSALLVLAVLATAAAGCWTTAGTAHPTPTRNPDRVRPGAAATAAHAAPHTPAWLPGMPPPLRADDVWAADRPGRLAPAVRKDPYRVYVPNTNSDTVTVIDPKTFKVIKTIPVGSQPQHVVPSWDLRTLWVNNDVGDSLTPIDPRTTKAGKPVPVDDPYNLYFTPDGRYAVVMASLLHRIDFRDPHTMRLEHSTPADCAGVNHADFSADGRYFVVSCEFSSELLKVDTAGRRIVGRIELPGDAKPQDVKLSPDGRTFYVADMNADGVWRVSGNPFRIRNLLPTGLGAHGLYVTRDSRRLLITNRDEGSISVLDFASDRLVGKWRIPGGGSPDMGNLSPDGRIFWLSGRYDGVVYALSTVNGALLARIDVGSGPHGLSVWPQPGRYSLGHTGVMR; encoded by the coding sequence ATGAGCCGGCCACCCGTGGCACACCTGCTCTCCGCCCTGCTCGTCCTGGCCGTGCTGGCCACCGCTGCGGCCGGGTGCTGGACCACCGCCGGAACCGCCCACCCCACACCGACCAGGAACCCGGACCGGGTACGTCCCGGCGCCGCGGCCACCGCGGCGCACGCGGCGCCACACACCCCCGCATGGCTGCCCGGCATGCCACCGCCGCTGCGTGCCGACGACGTGTGGGCGGCCGACCGGCCCGGCCGGCTCGCTCCGGCCGTGCGGAAGGACCCGTACCGGGTGTACGTCCCCAACACCAACAGCGACACCGTCACGGTGATCGACCCGAAGACGTTCAAGGTGATCAAGACCATCCCGGTGGGCAGCCAGCCCCAGCATGTCGTTCCCAGCTGGGACCTTCGCACTCTCTGGGTCAACAACGACGTGGGCGACTCGCTCACACCGATCGATCCGCGCACGACCAAGGCCGGAAAACCCGTGCCCGTCGACGATCCGTACAACCTCTACTTCACACCCGACGGACGGTATGCCGTCGTGATGGCCTCGCTTCTGCACCGGATCGATTTCCGCGACCCGCACACGATGCGGCTCGAGCACTCGACTCCCGCAGACTGCGCCGGCGTCAACCACGCCGACTTCTCCGCCGACGGACGTTATTTCGTCGTGAGCTGTGAATTTTCTTCGGAGCTGCTCAAGGTCGACACCGCCGGAAGGCGGATCGTCGGGAGAATCGAACTACCCGGCGATGCCAAGCCGCAGGACGTCAAGCTCTCCCCCGACGGCCGTACCTTCTATGTTGCCGACATGAACGCGGACGGAGTCTGGCGGGTCTCCGGTAACCCGTTCAGGATCAGGAACCTCCTGCCGACCGGTCTCGGCGCGCACGGCCTCTACGTCACCCGCGACTCGCGCCGCCTCCTGATCACCAACCGCGACGAAGGGTCGATCTCCGTGCTCGACTTCGCCTCCGACCGGCTGGTCGGCAAGTGGCGGATACCGGGAGGCGGGAGCCCCGACATGGGAAACCTCTCCCCCGACGGCAGGATCTTCTGGCTGTCCGGGCGCTACGACGGCGTCGTGTACGCCCTCTCCACCGTCAACGGCGCCTTGCTGGCCAGGATCGACGTGGGCAGTGGGCCACACGGCCTGTCCGTGTGGCCACAGCCCGGACGCTACTCCCTTGGGCACACCGGCGTCATGCGCTGA
- a CDS encoding ElyC/SanA/YdcF family protein yields MRRCSVAESVNTLVRFCARRDVAALTPGHLGGRADVAILFGGSVLAGAAVFADAIRSEVAGFYLIVGGEGHSTDALRRQVRDRTGWPDVDELTEAALFDRYLRDRHGLAVDALEEKSTNCGNNVTNALALLAAGGVRHDRIVLVQDATMQQRMDAGFRRHVPPTTTLVNFASHRTMVREVDGAGAGAGAGAGLLEYESAPDGMWDLERYVSLLLGEIPRLRDDAGGYGPSGRDYIAHVDVPDEVEQAFTLLRNTTGHTVRRVDQRWKSQ; encoded by the coding sequence ATGCGACGGTGTTCGGTGGCGGAGAGCGTCAACACGCTGGTGCGGTTCTGCGCGCGACGTGACGTGGCCGCGCTGACGCCTGGTCACCTCGGCGGGAGGGCCGACGTCGCGATCCTGTTCGGTGGAAGCGTCCTCGCCGGGGCGGCGGTGTTCGCCGACGCCATCAGGTCCGAGGTCGCCGGCTTCTACCTGATCGTGGGCGGCGAGGGGCACAGCACCGACGCGTTGCGCCGGCAGGTGCGCGACCGCACCGGGTGGCCGGACGTCGACGAGCTCACCGAGGCCGCGCTCTTCGACCGGTACCTGCGCGATCGGCACGGTCTCGCGGTGGACGCCCTCGAAGAGAAGTCCACCAACTGCGGCAACAACGTGACCAACGCCCTCGCCCTGCTGGCCGCGGGTGGTGTCAGGCACGACCGGATCGTGCTGGTTCAGGACGCCACCATGCAGCAGCGCATGGACGCCGGTTTTCGCCGGCACGTCCCGCCGACGACGACGCTGGTGAACTTCGCCTCGCACCGGACGATGGTGCGCGAGGTCGACGGTGCCGGTGCCGGTGCCGGCGCCGGCGCCGGTCTGCTGGAGTACGAGTCGGCGCCGGACGGGATGTGGGACCTCGAACGCTACGTGTCGCTGCTGCTGGGGGAGATCCCGCGCCTGAGGGACGACGCCGGCGGGTACGGGCCGTCGGGCCGGGACTACATCGCCCACGTCGACGTACCGGACGAAGTCGAGCAGGCGTTCACGCTGCTGCGGAACACCACCGGCCACACCGTTCGGCGGGTCGATCAACGGTGGAAAAGCCAGTAG
- a CDS encoding MEDS domain-containing protein codes for MNDVAQQVVGRMRVGDHHCLSFDTDAEQREVLTSYIRNGLARHEQVIYFAAVDPVTVFDLLRESGLAPARFSESGQLRVMGPREGYLAYLPFDPDVMVAVLRRNAGEALAAGYRALRITGEPSVLRGRPGSDKWTDYERKAADVYGDTPVMGMCQYDRRIFSPAEIAAVEALHTHTVVPDPVYEDARLSIFPTYHPRGFRMVGELDLSQVTAWFDWIHQAGADVEEDLLLNLVELRFVDLAGVRMLAELSDRLAHDGRRLLLQDLRPSQSLVFCPAGCDHLPNLVLTETQR; via the coding sequence ATGAATGATGTCGCTCAGCAAGTCGTCGGCCGGATGCGGGTCGGCGACCATCACTGCCTCAGCTTCGACACCGATGCCGAGCAGCGTGAGGTGCTCACCTCCTACATCCGCAACGGACTGGCTCGGCACGAGCAGGTGATCTACTTCGCCGCAGTCGACCCTGTGACGGTGTTCGACCTTCTACGCGAGAGCGGCCTCGCCCCAGCGCGGTTCAGCGAAAGCGGCCAGCTCCGGGTGATGGGTCCCCGGGAGGGTTACCTCGCATATCTACCGTTCGATCCTGACGTGATGGTGGCGGTGCTGAGACGAAACGCCGGCGAAGCGCTCGCCGCCGGGTACCGAGCTCTGCGAATCACCGGAGAACCCAGCGTCCTTCGCGGCCGGCCGGGCTCGGACAAGTGGACCGATTACGAACGCAAGGCCGCCGACGTCTACGGCGACACGCCGGTGATGGGGATGTGCCAGTACGACCGCCGCATCTTCAGCCCGGCGGAGATCGCCGCGGTCGAGGCCTTGCACACCCACACGGTGGTTCCGGACCCCGTTTATGAGGACGCGCGGCTGTCGATCTTCCCGACGTACCACCCCCGGGGGTTCCGCATGGTCGGCGAGCTGGACCTCTCCCAGGTGACGGCCTGGTTCGACTGGATCCACCAGGCGGGCGCAGACGTCGAGGAGGATCTGCTGCTGAACCTGGTCGAGCTGCGCTTCGTCGACCTCGCTGGCGTCCGCATGCTGGCCGAGCTGTCCGACCGGCTCGCCCACGACGGCAGACGTCTCCTCCTGCAGGACCTGAGACCCTCTCAGAGTCTCGTGTTCTGCCCGGCCGGCTGTGACCATCTACCCAACCTCGTCCTGACGGAGACCCAGCGATGA
- a CDS encoding sensor histidine kinase — protein sequence MSTWTPGTYAGNVHEVGFYQSDEEFQAMIVPFVDEGVANGEPVVIGYDEPKSALLRLWLDDPSKVNFITDTSLYATPARAIATYRGLFKRHVAAGAPQVRIAGQVPHPGNGGSFAGWDRYEFAVNSVWDEFPVRSLCLYDATTVPDPVRQVVERMHPCTVTAAGAHQTNGRYDCDARNARVPVSPDPLEACPPNVELVDPSTAEARHALERLGRGLVDDRKLDDLLFGISEAVTNARLHGVPPATVRIWATAERLVADVSDRGRGPTDPLAGLVPMANANLGTGLGLWIAHMLDIGALLVPTEDGFSFRLCAGRDRTPRGQEGT from the coding sequence ATGAGTACCTGGACGCCGGGCACATACGCCGGCAACGTCCACGAGGTGGGGTTCTACCAGTCGGATGAGGAGTTCCAGGCGATGATCGTGCCGTTCGTCGACGAGGGCGTCGCCAACGGCGAGCCGGTCGTCATCGGCTACGACGAACCGAAGTCCGCCTTGCTTCGGTTATGGCTGGACGACCCGTCGAAGGTCAACTTCATCACCGATACGAGTCTGTACGCCACGCCGGCACGGGCGATCGCGACGTACCGCGGACTGTTCAAACGCCACGTCGCGGCCGGCGCACCACAGGTCCGGATCGCCGGTCAGGTTCCACATCCGGGCAACGGCGGGAGCTTCGCCGGCTGGGACCGCTACGAGTTCGCCGTCAACTCCGTGTGGGACGAGTTTCCCGTACGCAGTCTCTGCCTCTACGACGCCACGACCGTTCCCGATCCGGTCCGGCAGGTGGTCGAGCGGATGCATCCCTGCACCGTCACCGCTGCCGGAGCGCACCAGACCAACGGCCGCTATGACTGCGATGCCAGGAACGCACGGGTTCCCGTGTCTCCTGACCCGCTGGAAGCCTGCCCGCCCAACGTCGAACTCGTGGACCCCTCCACCGCCGAGGCACGCCACGCCCTGGAGCGGCTCGGCCGCGGTCTGGTCGACGACCGCAAACTCGACGACCTGCTGTTCGGCATCTCCGAGGCCGTCACCAACGCGCGGCTGCACGGCGTACCGCCCGCGACGGTCCGGATCTGGGCCACCGCCGAACGCCTGGTGGCCGACGTATCGGACAGGGGTCGCGGCCCCACCGACCCCCTCGCCGGGCTCGTGCCGATGGCGAACGCGAACCTGGGCACCGGTCTCGGTCTGTGGATAGCCCACATGCTCGACATCGGCGCCCTGCTCGTCCCCACCGAGGACGGCTTCTCGTTCCGGCTGTGCGCCGGCCGGGACCGCACGCCGCGCGGCCAGGAAGGCACGTGA
- a CDS encoding glucose 1-dehydrogenase — protein MGRLDAKTAVVTGGTSGIGLATARRFREEGARVYITGRRRETLDRAAAQVGGDVIPVQADSADLADLDRLYGTVAERGDRIDVLFANAGGGEFATLEQVTEEHFDDTFATNVKGVLFSVQKALPLLNDGSSVILTSSTAGHVGTEAFGVYAASKAAVRSFARTWANELRTRGIRVNALAPGPVATPGIDGLAPDEEQAAELRGSLAASVPLGRMGRPEEVAALALFLATDESSFVTGTEMFVDGGAIQV, from the coding sequence GTGGGACGTCTGGACGCAAAGACGGCGGTCGTCACCGGCGGGACGAGCGGCATCGGGTTGGCCACTGCCCGCCGGTTTCGCGAGGAAGGTGCTCGGGTCTACATCACGGGGCGCCGCAGGGAGACACTCGACCGAGCCGCCGCGCAGGTCGGGGGAGACGTCATCCCCGTTCAGGCCGACAGCGCCGACCTGGCCGATCTCGACCGGCTCTACGGCACCGTCGCCGAACGCGGTGACCGCATCGACGTGCTGTTCGCCAACGCCGGCGGAGGCGAGTTCGCCACCCTCGAGCAGGTGACCGAGGAGCACTTCGACGACACCTTCGCCACCAACGTCAAGGGCGTGCTCTTCAGCGTCCAGAAGGCACTGCCCCTGCTGAACGACGGGTCCTCCGTCATCCTCACCAGCTCCACGGCCGGCCACGTCGGCACCGAGGCCTTCGGTGTCTACGCCGCGTCCAAGGCCGCTGTTCGTTCCTTCGCCCGCACCTGGGCCAACGAACTGCGCACCCGCGGGATCCGGGTCAACGCCCTCGCACCCGGGCCCGTCGCCACCCCGGGAATCGACGGGCTCGCCCCCGACGAGGAGCAGGCCGCGGAACTGCGTGGCTCCCTGGCCGCCTCCGTCCCCCTCGGCCGGATGGGTCGGCCGGAGGAGGTCGCCGCTCTGGCCCTCTTTCTGGCCACCGACGAATCCAGCTTCGTCACGGGTACCGAGATGTTCGTCGACGGCGGCGCCATCCAGGTGTGA
- a CDS encoding DUF4331 family protein: protein MSNHFTGLSLGPPLGDQRLDLCDLYAFGAPGDPGRTVIILNANPNADALHPDAVYRLNIDNDGDYLTDVAFSWVFGPPAPDGSQTYSVYAASGAESRRPEAVGTRIVSDAAVSFGPRANVVGSGDYQVAAGSRSDAFFFDFDGIKNLFDTSGKRNFTAPHLGGQSPWTGVDSNTTANVFSMAIELPTAELAPKPELHIWGRCSVLRDGELVHADRAGHPSMSSFFNTDDTKEEYNASEPVNDRARWTDQFVHLMGHTGGYSREEAIAALEEHGLLPDVLHFDPSKPAAYPNGRTFAEDVIDIRVAFLTKNEAPPTGLSPHTDTLDRFPYLGDPHPAASS, encoded by the coding sequence ATGTCCAACCACTTCACGGGACTCAGCCTGGGGCCACCACTCGGCGACCAGCGCCTCGATCTGTGTGACCTCTACGCTTTCGGCGCACCCGGCGACCCGGGCAGGACCGTGATCATCCTGAACGCCAATCCCAACGCGGACGCCCTGCACCCGGACGCGGTTTACCGCCTGAACATCGACAACGACGGTGACTACCTGACCGACGTCGCGTTCAGTTGGGTGTTCGGCCCGCCGGCCCCCGACGGCTCCCAGACCTACAGCGTCTACGCGGCATCCGGTGCGGAGTCCCGCAGGCCCGAGGCGGTCGGAACCAGGATCGTGTCGGACGCTGCGGTCTCCTTCGGCCCGCGGGCAAACGTGGTCGGCAGCGGCGACTACCAGGTGGCCGCCGGCAGCCGCAGCGACGCGTTCTTCTTCGATTTCGACGGAATCAAGAATCTGTTCGACACCAGCGGCAAGCGCAATTTCACCGCACCACATCTGGGTGGTCAGTCCCCGTGGACAGGTGTCGACTCCAACACCACGGCGAACGTCTTCTCCATGGCCATCGAACTGCCGACCGCAGAGCTGGCGCCGAAGCCCGAGCTGCACATCTGGGGCAGGTGCAGCGTCCTGCGCGACGGCGAACTCGTCCACGCGGACCGGGCCGGGCATCCGTCGATGAGCAGTTTCTTCAACACCGACGACACGAAGGAGGAGTACAACGCCAGCGAACCGGTCAACGACCGGGCCAGGTGGACGGACCAGTTCGTCCATCTGATGGGGCACACCGGCGGATACTCACGCGAGGAGGCGATCGCCGCTCTGGAGGAGCACGGTCTCCTGCCGGACGTGCTGCACTTCGACCCCTCCAAGCCGGCCGCGTACCCCAACGGACGGACGTTCGCCGAGGACGTGATCGACATCCGCGTCGCGTTCCTCACCAAGAACGAGGCGCCGCCCACGGGCCTCTCACCGCACACCGACACCCTCGACCGGTTCCCCTACCTCGGAGACCCGCATCCGGCAGCATCTTCCTGA
- a CDS encoding alpha/beta fold hydrolase: MSGRAEAAESPPTRTSANGGFGPVRQVRAGVLDVGYVDLGPAHGTPVVLLHGFPYDIHSYERVAPLLARRGYRVVVPYLRGHGRTVFRSASTPRNVDQAAFALDVLALMDTLGMPPAVLAGYDWGSRTADIIAALWPERVKALVSVSGYLITNLDANKAPLPPAAENAWWYQYYFATERGVNGLRRYKRELGEFIWKFNSPTWKFAPSTYGRTAAAFDNPDYEAIVIGNYRWRLSLLPAEPEYAALEGTLQSVPKITVPTIAVDGRYDPFTPPGDGRSYRAHFTGKYQHRTFDVGHNVPQEAPRDFAQAVIDADRL; the protein is encoded by the coding sequence GTGTCCGGCAGGGCGGAGGCCGCGGAGTCCCCGCCCACCCGTACATCGGCCAACGGCGGTTTCGGCCCGGTACGTCAGGTTCGCGCGGGTGTGCTCGACGTCGGATACGTCGACCTGGGACCAGCGCACGGAACCCCGGTCGTTCTGTTGCATGGCTTCCCGTACGACATCCACAGCTACGAACGCGTTGCCCCGTTGCTCGCCCGGCGCGGATACCGCGTCGTCGTGCCCTACCTGCGCGGGCACGGCAGGACGGTGTTCCGCTCGGCCTCGACCCCGCGCAACGTCGACCAGGCCGCCTTCGCCCTGGACGTTCTCGCCCTGATGGACACTCTCGGGATGCCGCCGGCGGTGCTGGCCGGCTACGACTGGGGATCGAGGACGGCGGACATCATCGCCGCGTTGTGGCCGGAGCGGGTGAAGGCGCTGGTCTCGGTCTCCGGGTATCTGATCACGAATCTCGACGCCAACAAGGCACCGCTGCCACCCGCGGCCGAGAACGCGTGGTGGTACCAGTACTACTTCGCCACCGAGCGCGGAGTGAATGGACTCAGGCGGTACAAGCGCGAACTCGGTGAGTTCATCTGGAAGTTCAACTCACCGACCTGGAAGTTCGCCCCTTCGACGTACGGACGCACTGCGGCCGCCTTCGACAACCCCGACTACGAGGCCATCGTGATCGGCAACTACCGCTGGCGACTGAGTCTGCTCCCGGCCGAGCCGGAGTACGCCGCCCTGGAGGGGACGCTGCAGAGCGTGCCGAAGATCACGGTCCCGACGATCGCGGTCGACGGGAGGTACGACCCGTTCACTCCGCCCGGTGACGGCAGGTCCTACCGGGCGCACTTCACCGGCAAGTACCAGCACCGGACCTTCGATGTCGGCCACAACGTGCCCCAGGAAGCACCACGCGACTTCGCCCAGGCCGTCATCGACGCCGATCGACTCTGA
- a CDS encoding type 1 glutamine amidotransferase domain-containing protein → MAKILFIVSGATYWVLKDGTRYATGYWAEEFAMPYKKITEAGHEVTVATPGGVTPNVDMMSLRPSMAGGEDGALELEEIIRSAEVMRRPLALSQVRLEDYDAVYLPGGHGPMADLAYDADVGRLLTAQLASGKPLAIVCHAPSAMLATRIHGESPFGGYDVTCFTNDEEEAVGLASRAPWLLETEIQDKVGVNFSRGPIWEPYQVQDRNLITGQNPHSSSVLADRLLEVLK, encoded by the coding sequence ATGGCGAAAATCCTCTTCATAGTCAGCGGGGCGACCTACTGGGTCCTCAAGGACGGCACTCGGTATGCGACCGGGTACTGGGCCGAAGAGTTCGCGATGCCGTACAAGAAGATCACCGAAGCCGGGCACGAGGTCACGGTGGCGACACCGGGCGGTGTGACACCGAACGTGGACATGATGAGCCTGCGCCCGTCCATGGCCGGTGGCGAGGACGGCGCACTGGAACTCGAGGAGATCATCCGCTCCGCCGAGGTGATGCGGCGGCCACTCGCGCTGTCGCAGGTCCGGCTGGAGGACTACGACGCGGTGTATCTGCCCGGCGGGCACGGACCGATGGCGGATCTCGCCTACGACGCGGACGTGGGCCGGTTACTGACCGCGCAACTCGCCTCCGGCAAGCCGCTGGCGATCGTGTGCCACGCCCCTTCCGCGATGCTGGCCACGAGGATCCACGGAGAGTCTCCGTTCGGGGGATACGACGTCACGTGTTTCACCAACGACGAGGAAGAAGCTGTCGGCCTCGCGTCGCGGGCGCCCTGGCTCCTGGAGACCGAAATCCAGGACAAGGTCGGCGTGAACTTCAGCCGCGGCCCCATCTGGGAGCCCTACCAGGTGCAGGATCGCAACCTCATCACCGGCCAGAATCCGCATTCCTCGTCGGTCCTCGCGGACCGGCTGCTGGAAGTACTCAAGTGA
- a CDS encoding acetamidase/formamidase family protein, with translation METVEFTPTFDQYAWTFGGAEPALRVRPGTAMRLWTEDAYSGRIRKATDLPSACVDMNYLNPQTGPFHVEGAEPGDTLVLHFVDLEPARDWGVSTTIPFFGGLTGTDHTALLQEPLPEITWLYQVDAVKRALTFEAARSDFRLDLPLEPMLGTVGVAPGGREARSSLVPERFGGNMDTPEMRAGATCYLGVNVPGALFSVGDGHYRQGEGEACGTAVEGAMNVTLIVDLIKGGAPTWPRIEHDDAIIAVGSSRPLEDAWRIAQVEMVRWLGELYGLDRMDAYQLLSQTAKAPIANVVDTNYSSVVKIPKGLLPSSAAYDGIHRHLRESAAALRA, from the coding sequence GTGGAGACGGTTGAGTTCACCCCCACCTTCGACCAGTACGCCTGGACGTTCGGCGGCGCGGAGCCGGCCCTTCGGGTCCGTCCGGGTACGGCCATGCGGCTGTGGACCGAGGACGCCTACTCCGGCCGGATCCGGAAGGCCACCGACCTGCCGTCGGCCTGCGTCGACATGAACTACCTCAACCCGCAGACCGGGCCCTTCCACGTCGAGGGCGCGGAGCCCGGCGACACTCTCGTACTCCACTTCGTCGACCTCGAGCCGGCCCGTGACTGGGGTGTCTCGACGACGATCCCGTTCTTCGGCGGGCTTACGGGCACCGACCACACCGCGTTGCTGCAGGAGCCGCTGCCCGAGATCACCTGGCTCTACCAGGTGGACGCCGTCAAGCGCGCGTTGACATTCGAGGCCGCGCGCAGCGACTTCCGCCTCGACCTGCCACTGGAGCCCATGCTGGGCACGGTCGGGGTGGCGCCCGGTGGCCGCGAGGCGCGCTCCTCCCTCGTACCCGAACGCTTCGGCGGCAACATGGACACACCCGAGATGCGGGCCGGCGCGACCTGCTACCTCGGCGTCAACGTGCCGGGCGCGTTGTTCTCGGTCGGCGACGGCCACTACCGCCAGGGCGAGGGAGAGGCCTGCGGCACCGCCGTCGAGGGTGCCATGAACGTCACCCTGATCGTCGACCTGATCAAGGGCGGCGCCCCGACGTGGCCGCGCATCGAGCACGACGACGCGATCATCGCCGTCGGGTCGAGCCGCCCCCTCGAGGACGCCTGGCGGATCGCGCAGGTCGAGATGGTGCGGTGGCTGGGCGAGCTCTACGGCCTGGACCGGATGGACGCCTACCAACTGCTCAGCCAGACGGCGAAGGCACCGATCGCCAACGTCGTCGACACCAACTACTCCTCGGTGGTCAAGATCCCGAAGGGGCTCCTGCCGTCGTCGGCGGCGTACGACGGCATCCACCGGCACCTACGGGAGTCCGCCGCTGCCCTCCGCGCGTAA